CATCCGCTCAGATATTCCGGTGGGACCGCGTCGATCAGCCACACGCCGTTCGCGCTGACGCGGAACTCGTGGCCGTCGGCCGCCATCCGGCCGGCCTGGACGGTCAGCACGACGGGGGCGCCGCGCCGGGCGCCGACGCGGCGCGCCGTCTCGGGGTCGGGTGACAGATGGACGGCGTGCCGCCCCATGGGCAGCAGGCCCTCCCGCAGGATGGGGTCGACGGAGCCGCGCACGGTGCCGTGGTACAGCAGTTCCGGCGGGGGCGTCACCGGCAGGTTCAGCGAGACGGGGACCGAGTGGCCCTGGACGGCCCGGATCCGGTTCCCGGCGAGCTCGTAGCGCCTCTTGTCGTTGACCGCCACCACGTGTTCGAGTTCGGCGCGGGTGAGCGCGAACCCGTGGGCAGCCGCGGCCGCGAGCAGGGCGGTGACGTCCGCCCAGCCCTCGGCATCGAGCGTGAGCCCGATCCGCTCGGGGCGGTGCCGCAGGTGCTTGGCGAGATACTTGGAGATCTTGACCGCGCGGCGCTCGTCCATGGACATGCGTCGGGGCCGGCGCGCGGCCGGCCCCGGGCGTGCGGCTCCTACTTGGCCTGCAGGGCGGCGGCCTGCCTGGCGATCGCCGACTTGCGGTTGGCGGCCTGGTTCTTGTGGATGACGCCCTTGCTGACGGCCTTGTCCAGCTTGCGCGCAGCGACCCGCTGCGCGGCGACGGCGTCGTCCACGTTGCCGGCCTCGGCGGCTTCGCGGAACTTGCGGATCACCGTCTTCAGCTCGGACTTGACGGCCTTGTTGCGCAGGCGGGCCTTCTCGTTCTGCTTGTTGCGCTTGATCTGGGACTTGATGTTAGCCACGTCGTAGAGCCTCAGCTTGGTCGCGATCCTGGGCCTGCGCGTATCGGCAGGCGCTGACGAAATGTCTGAACGGGGGCGGGACGGTGCCCCCGGGGCACGACGCTACGCCACACGCAGTCGCACAGCTTACCAATCACCGGGGCCGGTCCCAAACCGGACCGTGCACGGAGCATCGAGCGGGACATGGGACTATGGGAGACACAGATCCCTGTCCACCTGTGAGCATTGCGAACGGACCCCGGTGCCAGCGCCCCAGCCTGACAAGACCGATCCCGCGATCATCCGCAACTTCTGCATCATCGCGCACATCGACCATGGCAAGTCGACCCTCGCGGACCGGATGCTGCAGCTGACCGGAGTGGTCGAGGAGCGCCAGATGCGCGCCCAGTACCTCGACCGCATGGACATCGAGCGCGAGCGCGGCATCACGATCAAGAGCCAGGCGGTCAGGCTGCCCTGGACGTCCGGCGGCGTCGACCACGTCCTCAACCTGATCGACACCCCCGGCCACGTCGACTTCTCCTACGAGGTGTCGCGGTCGCTCGCGGCGTGCGAGGGCGCGGTCCTGCTGGTGGACGCGGCGCAGGGCATCGAGGCGCAGACGCTCGCCAACCTGTACCTGGCGCTCGAGGCGGACCTGCACCTGATCCCCGTCCTGAACAAGATCGACCTCCCGGCGGCGCAGCCGGACAAGTACGCCGAGGAGCTGGCGGGGATCATCGGCTGCGAACCGTCGGACGTGCTGCGCGTGTCCGGCAAGACGGGCGAGGGCGTCCGCGAGCTGCTCGACAAGATCGTCCAGGAGGTGCCGGCGCCGGTCGGCGACCCCGACGGCCCGGCCCGGGCGCTGATCTTCGACTCGGTGTACGACACCTACCGGGGCGTCGTCACCTATGTCCGGATCATGGACGGGCACCTGTCGCGGCGCGAGAAGAGCCTGATGATGTCGACCGGGGCCGCGCACGAGACCCTGGAGGTCGGCGTGATCTCCCCGGAGCCCAAGCCCGTGCAGGGCCTCGGCGTCGGCGAGGTCGGCTACCTGATCACCGGGGTGAAGGACGTCCGGCAGGCGCGCGTCGGCGACACCGTGACCGGCGCGTCCCGGCAGGCGGTCCAGGCGCTCGGCGGCTACCGCGACCCGAAGCCGATGGTGTTCTCCGGCCTGTACCCGGTGGACGGCGACCAGTACCCGGAGCTGCGCGACGCGCTCGACAAGCTGCGGCTGAACGACGCCGCGCTGGTCTACGAGCCCGAGACGTCGGCGGCGCTCGGGTTCGGGTTCCGCTGCGGCTTCCTCGGGCTGCTGCACATGGAGATCGTCCGGGAGCGGCTGGAGCGCGAGTTCGACCTGTCGCTGATCTCGACCGCGCCGAACGTGGTGTACCGGGTCGTGATGGAGGACGGGACGGAGCACGTCGTCACCAACCCCAGCGAGTTCCCCGAGGGCAAGATCGGCACCGTGTACGAGCCGGTGGTGAAGGCGACGGTGCTGTCCCCGTCCGACCACATCGGCGCGATCATGGAGCTGTGCCAGGGCCGCCGCGGCGTGCTGCTCGGCATGGACTACCTGTCGGAGGACCGCGTCGAGATCCGCTACACGCTGCCGCTCGCCGAGATCATCTTCGACTTCTTCGACCAGCTGAAGTCGAAGACGCGCGGGTACGCCTCGCTCGACTACGAGCCCAGCGGCGAGCAGGAGTCCGACCTCGTGAAGGTCGACATCCTGCTGCAGGGCGAGTCGGTGGACGCCTTCAGCCAGATCGTGCACAAGGACAAGTCCCGCGAGTACGGCCTGATGATGACGGCCAAGCTCAAGGAGCTGATCCCGCGGCAGCAGTACGAGGTGCCCATCCAGGCCGCGGTCGGGGCGCGCATCATCGCCCGCGAGAACATCCGCGCGATCCGCAAGGACGTCCTCGCCAAGTGCTACGGCGGCGACATCTCCCGCAAGCGCAAGCTGCTGGAGAAGCAGAAGGAGGGCAAGAAGCGGATGAAGACCATCGGGCGGGTGGACGTCCCGCAGGAGGCCTTCGTCGCCGCCCTCTCGACCGGGGGCGGCGACGCCGACAGGAGCAAGAAGTAGCCGCCGCTCCAGCGGCTCCTACTTCAGCAGGGGCCAGGCCACCGCGGACGGGACGCGCCGGAACTCGCCGCGGTTGGCGGCCCTGCCCGCGTAGACCAGGAAGAACATCTCCACGGCCGTGAAGATCAGCGGCACCCAGATGAGGAAGTCGGCGACCAGCGACAGCAGGCCGAAGACGAACCACACGGCGATCGCCGCGATGCCCATGTTGAGGCCCTGCGCGGCGTGCCTGCGCACGAACGGCGAGCGGGCCTTGCCGAGGTAGACGACGGCCGGGGCGATCGCGCCGACGAGGAACTGCCCCACGTACGCCATCAGCGACCACGTCTTCTCGTCGTCGGTGACGGGGCCGAAGTGGCCGGGTATCTGGGCGGTGTCGTTCCCGCCCTGGAAGTCGTTCCCGCCCGGAGGCGGCTGCTGCTGCCAGCCCATGCCGCCCTGGGGTTGCTGCGGCTGCTGCTGCCAGGCGTTTCCGGGCTGCTGCCAGGGGGCCTGCTGCTGCTGCCACTGGGGCTGCTGTCCCTGGCCGGGCGACGGGGGGTGCCCGTAGGCCATGGCGGACGTCCTCTCCGGTTCGTTATGAGAACTATTGGCGAAGTGTATGACTCCTTGGACGCCTGTGGAGTTCGCCCGGGTTCCCAGGAACGGGCGGGCCCGTGGCCGATTCATGCCACGGGCCCACCGGGGGAGGTACGACGCCTGGTGAGGTGTCAGGGCCGCCAGAGGACGGCGGACGGGTTCGCCTGCGTGAGCGTGACCGAGCCCTTCCACTCGACCGCCGAGGGCTGCGGCAGGAA
The sequence above is a segment of the Actinomadura coerulea genome. Coding sequences within it:
- a CDS encoding RNA 2'-phosphotransferase; amino-acid sequence: MDERRAVKISKYLAKHLRHRPERIGLTLDAEGWADVTALLAAAAAHGFALTRAELEHVVAVNDKRRYELAGNRIRAVQGHSVPVSLNLPVTPPPELLYHGTVRGSVDPILREGLLPMGRHAVHLSPDPETARRVGARRGAPVVLTVQAGRMAADGHEFRVSANGVWLIDAVPPEYLSG
- the rpsT gene encoding 30S ribosomal protein S20, with product MANIKSQIKRNKQNEKARLRNKAVKSELKTVIRKFREAAEAGNVDDAVAAQRVAARKLDKAVSKGVIHKNQAANRKSAIARQAAALQAK
- the lepA gene encoding translation elongation factor 4, encoding MPAPQPDKTDPAIIRNFCIIAHIDHGKSTLADRMLQLTGVVEERQMRAQYLDRMDIERERGITIKSQAVRLPWTSGGVDHVLNLIDTPGHVDFSYEVSRSLAACEGAVLLVDAAQGIEAQTLANLYLALEADLHLIPVLNKIDLPAAQPDKYAEELAGIIGCEPSDVLRVSGKTGEGVRELLDKIVQEVPAPVGDPDGPARALIFDSVYDTYRGVVTYVRIMDGHLSRREKSLMMSTGAAHETLEVGVISPEPKPVQGLGVGEVGYLITGVKDVRQARVGDTVTGASRQAVQALGGYRDPKPMVFSGLYPVDGDQYPELRDALDKLRLNDAALVYEPETSAALGFGFRCGFLGLLHMEIVRERLEREFDLSLISTAPNVVYRVVMEDGTEHVVTNPSEFPEGKIGTVYEPVVKATVLSPSDHIGAIMELCQGRRGVLLGMDYLSEDRVEIRYTLPLAEIIFDFFDQLKSKTRGYASLDYEPSGEQESDLVKVDILLQGESVDAFSQIVHKDKSREYGLMMTAKLKELIPRQQYEVPIQAAVGARIIARENIRAIRKDVLAKCYGGDISRKRKLLEKQKEGKKRMKTIGRVDVPQEAFVAALSTGGGDADRSKK
- a CDS encoding DUF4870 domain-containing protein, with amino-acid sequence MAYGHPPSPGQGQQPQWQQQQAPWQQPGNAWQQQPQQPQGGMGWQQQPPPGGNDFQGGNDTAQIPGHFGPVTDDEKTWSLMAYVGQFLVGAIAPAVVYLGKARSPFVRRHAAQGLNMGIAAIAVWFVFGLLSLVADFLIWVPLIFTAVEMFFLVYAGRAANRGEFRRVPSAVAWPLLK